The proteins below are encoded in one region of Brassica napus cultivar Da-Ae chromosome A6, Da-Ae, whole genome shotgun sequence:
- the LOC106352408 gene encoding glucose-6-phosphate 1-dehydrogenase 5, cytoplasmic, translating to MGSGQWHVEKRSTLKKESFLKEYGAAVSESRSLSIIVLGASGDLAKKKTFPALFNLYHQRFLNPDEVHIFGYARTKSSDEELRDKIRRYLVDEKNASEKAEALSKFLQLIKYVSGPYDSEDGFKRLDKAISEHEISKKSSEGSSRRLFYLALPPSVYPPVCKMIKACCTNKSDVGGWTRIVVEKPFGKDLESAEQLSSQIGKLFDESQIYRIDHYLGKELVQNMLVLRFANRFFLPLWNRDNIANVQIVFREDFGTEGRGGYFDEYGIIRDIIQNHLLQVLCLVAMEKPISLKPEHIRDEKVKVLQSVIPIKDEEVVLGQYEGYRDDPTVPNDSNTPTFATTILRIDNERWEGVPFILKAGKAMGSKKADIRIQFKDVPGDIFKCQKQGRNEFVIRLQPSEAMYMKLTVKQPGLEMQTVQSELDLSYKQRYQDVSIPEAYERLILDTIKGDQQHFVRRDELKAAWEIFTPLLHRIEKGEVKSIPYKPGSRGPTEADQLLEKAGYLQTHGYMWIPPTL from the exons ATGGGTTCTGGCCAATGGCACGTTGAGAAGAGGTCAACTTTGAAGAAGGAATCGTTTCTAAAAGAGTACGGTGCTGCTGTCTCTGAATCACGGAGCCTCTCCATCATCGTGCTCGGTGCCTCTGGTGATCTTGCCAAGAAGAAGACTTTTCCTGCTCTTTTCAATCTCTATCACCAG AGGTTTCTTAATCCGGATGAAGTTCACATATTTGGATACGCAAGGACTAAGAGTTCTGATGAGGAGCTTAGAGATAAGATCCGTCG ATATCTTGTTGATGAGAAGAATGCATCTGAGAAAGCTGAAGCTTTGTCCAAGTTTCTACAGCTG ATCAAGTATGTGAGTGGCCCTTATGATTCTGAAGACGGTTTCAAAAGGTTAGACAAGGCAATCTCAGAGCATGAAATCTCTAAAAAGAGTTCGGAAGGATCTTCCAGGAGATTGTTTTATCTTGCACTCCCGCCGTCTGTATACCCTCCTGTATGCAAGATGATCAAGGCATGTTGCACTAACAAAT CTGATGTTGGTGGATGGACACGGATCGTTGTTGAGAAGCCATTTGGAAAGGACTTGGAATCTGCAGAGCAATTGAGTTCTCAGATTGGAAAACTGTTTGATGAATCGCAGATTTATCGTATTGATCACTATCTTGGAAAGGAACTAGTCCAAAACATG TTGGTCCTCCGGTTTGCCAACCGGTTCTTTCTGCCGCTATGGAACCGCGACAACATTGCTAACGTGCAG ATTGTTTTCAGGGAAGATTTTGGAACTGAAGGCCGTGGGGGATATTTTGATGAATACGG AATCATTCGTGATATTATTCAAAACCATTTGCTCCAG GTTCTTTGCCTAGTTGCCATGGAGAAACCAATCTCTCTTAAACCTGAGCACATCCGGGATGAGAAAGTGAAG GTTCTTCAATCAGTGATTCCCATAAAGGATGAAGAGGTGGTTCTTGGACAATACGAAGGTTACAGAGACGATCCAACTGTTCCAAACGACTCAAACACTCCAACCTTTGCCACAACAATCCTTCGCATTGACAACGAAAGATGGGAAG GTGTTCCATTTATACTGAAGGCCGGAAAGGCAATGGGTTCAAAAAAGGCAGATATTCGCATTCAGTTTAAGGATGTTCCTGGCGACATTTTCAAAT GTCAAAAGCAAGGGAGGAACGAGTTTGTTATACGCTTGCAACCTTCAGAGGCCATGTACATGAAGCTAACT GTGAAGCAACCAGGTCTGGAGATGCAAACCGTGCAGAGTGAACTAGACCTATCGTATAAGCAACGTTACCAAGATGTCTCGATTCCAGAGGCTTACGAGCGCCTCATTCTTGACAC AATCAAAGGTGACCAACAACACTTTGTTCGCAGAGACGAGTTGAAG GCAGCATGGGAAATCTTCACTCCGCTGCTTCACAGGATAGAGAAGGGAGAAGTGAAATCGATCCCGTACAAACCAGGAAGCCGAGGACCAACAGAAGCAGATCAGCTGCTAGAGAAAGCTGGTTATTTGCAGACCCATGGCTACATGTGGATCCCCCCTACGCTGTAA
- the LOC106349266 gene encoding plant UBX domain-containing protein 1 isoform X1 — protein sequence MFVDDPTLLTSKRRRLSINDSMEASSSSSSSSQEGKVAGGIREKYGREIRVFETSSISQRPSQASVAQEESDEFYELTPTDYYRLVASKKEDKSLKTRKLREAEEAARRAKLTKAVIRVRFPDNHTLEATFHPSEKIQCLIDLVKRALAQPDIPFYLYTTPPKKQLKDFSQDFYSAGFIPGAIVYFANEQPKDDSASSTPYLNEEILSLKDVEVMTKAEEPVEPSSEPAESDTGTVPVDQEPKPAEKKSSKPKWFKM from the exons ATGTTCGTTGATGACCCAACGCTACTGACATCGAAGCGGAGACGACTCTCGATCAACGATTCCAtggaagcttcttcttcttcttcttcatcatctcagGAG GGTAAGGTTGCTGGTGGTATACGAGAGAAATATGGGAGAGAGATTCGCGTTTTCGAGACTTCGAGCATTTCTCAGAGGCCAAGTCAAGCTTCTGTTGCTC AAGAGGAGTCTGATGAGTTCTACGAGCTCACACCCACAGATTACTACCGTCTTGTAGCATCTAAGAAAGAAG ATAAATCTTTGAAGACAAGAAAGCTCCGTGAAGCAGAAGAAGCTGCTCGTCGAGCTAAGCTGACTAAG GCTGTGATCCGGGTTCGTTTTCCTGATAACCACACATTGGAGGCGACATTTCATCCTTCAGAAAAGATACAGTGTTTGATTGATCTTGTTAAAAGAGCACTTGCGCAGCCGGATATTCCCTTCTACTTGT ACACAACTCCTCCCAAGAAGCAGCTCAAGGATTTCTCACAAGACTTCTACTCTGCTGGGTTCATTCCTGGAGCTATTGTCTACTTTGCAAACGAGCAACCAAAAG ATGATAGTGCAAGTTCAACACCTTATCTTAATGAAGAGATCTTGTCCCTGAAAGATGTAGAGGTCATGACCAAAGCAGAGGAACCGGTTGAGCCATCTTCAGAGCCAGCCGAGAGCGATACTGGTACTGTACCAGTTGACCAAGAGCCTAAACCCGCGGAGAAGAAGAGCTCAAAGCCTAAGTGGTTTAAAATGTGA
- the LOC106349266 gene encoding plant UBX domain-containing protein 1 isoform X4: MFVDDPTLLTSKRRRLSINDSMEASSSSSSSSQEVAGGIREKYGREIRVFETSSISQRPSQASVAQESDEFYELTPTDYYRLVASKKEDKSLKTRKLREAEEAARRAKLTKAVIRVRFPDNHTLEATFHPSEKIQCLIDLVKRALAQPDIPFYLYTTPPKKQLKDFSQDFYSAGFIPGAIVYFANEQPKDDSASSTPYLNEEILSLKDVEVMTKAEEPVEPSSEPAESDTGTVPVDQEPKPAEKKSSKPKWFKM, encoded by the exons ATGTTCGTTGATGACCCAACGCTACTGACATCGAAGCGGAGACGACTCTCGATCAACGATTCCAtggaagcttcttcttcttcttcttcatcatctcagGAG GTTGCTGGTGGTATACGAGAGAAATATGGGAGAGAGATTCGCGTTTTCGAGACTTCGAGCATTTCTCAGAGGCCAAGTCAAGCTTCTGTTGCTC AGGAGTCTGATGAGTTCTACGAGCTCACACCCACAGATTACTACCGTCTTGTAGCATCTAAGAAAGAAG ATAAATCTTTGAAGACAAGAAAGCTCCGTGAAGCAGAAGAAGCTGCTCGTCGAGCTAAGCTGACTAAG GCTGTGATCCGGGTTCGTTTTCCTGATAACCACACATTGGAGGCGACATTTCATCCTTCAGAAAAGATACAGTGTTTGATTGATCTTGTTAAAAGAGCACTTGCGCAGCCGGATATTCCCTTCTACTTGT ACACAACTCCTCCCAAGAAGCAGCTCAAGGATTTCTCACAAGACTTCTACTCTGCTGGGTTCATTCCTGGAGCTATTGTCTACTTTGCAAACGAGCAACCAAAAG ATGATAGTGCAAGTTCAACACCTTATCTTAATGAAGAGATCTTGTCCCTGAAAGATGTAGAGGTCATGACCAAAGCAGAGGAACCGGTTGAGCCATCTTCAGAGCCAGCCGAGAGCGATACTGGTACTGTACCAGTTGACCAAGAGCCTAAACCCGCGGAGAAGAAGAGCTCAAAGCCTAAGTGGTTTAAAATGTGA
- the LOC106349266 gene encoding plant UBX domain-containing protein 1 isoform X2: MFVDDPTLLTSKRRRLSINDSMEASSSSSSSSQEGKVAGGIREKYGREIRVFETSSISQRPSQASVAQESDEFYELTPTDYYRLVASKKEDKSLKTRKLREAEEAARRAKLTKAVIRVRFPDNHTLEATFHPSEKIQCLIDLVKRALAQPDIPFYLYTTPPKKQLKDFSQDFYSAGFIPGAIVYFANEQPKDDSASSTPYLNEEILSLKDVEVMTKAEEPVEPSSEPAESDTGTVPVDQEPKPAEKKSSKPKWFKM; this comes from the exons ATGTTCGTTGATGACCCAACGCTACTGACATCGAAGCGGAGACGACTCTCGATCAACGATTCCAtggaagcttcttcttcttcttcttcatcatctcagGAG GGTAAGGTTGCTGGTGGTATACGAGAGAAATATGGGAGAGAGATTCGCGTTTTCGAGACTTCGAGCATTTCTCAGAGGCCAAGTCAAGCTTCTGTTGCTC AGGAGTCTGATGAGTTCTACGAGCTCACACCCACAGATTACTACCGTCTTGTAGCATCTAAGAAAGAAG ATAAATCTTTGAAGACAAGAAAGCTCCGTGAAGCAGAAGAAGCTGCTCGTCGAGCTAAGCTGACTAAG GCTGTGATCCGGGTTCGTTTTCCTGATAACCACACATTGGAGGCGACATTTCATCCTTCAGAAAAGATACAGTGTTTGATTGATCTTGTTAAAAGAGCACTTGCGCAGCCGGATATTCCCTTCTACTTGT ACACAACTCCTCCCAAGAAGCAGCTCAAGGATTTCTCACAAGACTTCTACTCTGCTGGGTTCATTCCTGGAGCTATTGTCTACTTTGCAAACGAGCAACCAAAAG ATGATAGTGCAAGTTCAACACCTTATCTTAATGAAGAGATCTTGTCCCTGAAAGATGTAGAGGTCATGACCAAAGCAGAGGAACCGGTTGAGCCATCTTCAGAGCCAGCCGAGAGCGATACTGGTACTGTACCAGTTGACCAAGAGCCTAAACCCGCGGAGAAGAAGAGCTCAAAGCCTAAGTGGTTTAAAATGTGA
- the LOC106349266 gene encoding plant UBX domain-containing protein 1 isoform X3: MFVDDPTLLTSKRRRLSINDSMEASSSSSSSSQEVAGGIREKYGREIRVFETSSISQRPSQASVAQEESDEFYELTPTDYYRLVASKKEDKSLKTRKLREAEEAARRAKLTKAVIRVRFPDNHTLEATFHPSEKIQCLIDLVKRALAQPDIPFYLYTTPPKKQLKDFSQDFYSAGFIPGAIVYFANEQPKDDSASSTPYLNEEILSLKDVEVMTKAEEPVEPSSEPAESDTGTVPVDQEPKPAEKKSSKPKWFKM; the protein is encoded by the exons ATGTTCGTTGATGACCCAACGCTACTGACATCGAAGCGGAGACGACTCTCGATCAACGATTCCAtggaagcttcttcttcttcttcttcatcatctcagGAG GTTGCTGGTGGTATACGAGAGAAATATGGGAGAGAGATTCGCGTTTTCGAGACTTCGAGCATTTCTCAGAGGCCAAGTCAAGCTTCTGTTGCTC AAGAGGAGTCTGATGAGTTCTACGAGCTCACACCCACAGATTACTACCGTCTTGTAGCATCTAAGAAAGAAG ATAAATCTTTGAAGACAAGAAAGCTCCGTGAAGCAGAAGAAGCTGCTCGTCGAGCTAAGCTGACTAAG GCTGTGATCCGGGTTCGTTTTCCTGATAACCACACATTGGAGGCGACATTTCATCCTTCAGAAAAGATACAGTGTTTGATTGATCTTGTTAAAAGAGCACTTGCGCAGCCGGATATTCCCTTCTACTTGT ACACAACTCCTCCCAAGAAGCAGCTCAAGGATTTCTCACAAGACTTCTACTCTGCTGGGTTCATTCCTGGAGCTATTGTCTACTTTGCAAACGAGCAACCAAAAG ATGATAGTGCAAGTTCAACACCTTATCTTAATGAAGAGATCTTGTCCCTGAAAGATGTAGAGGTCATGACCAAAGCAGAGGAACCGGTTGAGCCATCTTCAGAGCCAGCCGAGAGCGATACTGGTACTGTACCAGTTGACCAAGAGCCTAAACCCGCGGAGAAGAAGAGCTCAAAGCCTAAGTGGTTTAAAATGTGA